A window of the Blastopirellula sediminis genome harbors these coding sequences:
- a CDS encoding DUF1611 domain-containing protein, translating to MNTAAISEAACESAEHRLRDHHRIVLLTDGFSSPFLAKTAISMLRYRTADIAAVLESNVQAKTAQEVFNTGGDVPLVADLAQVPDADAVYIGIAPPGGNLPPAWRPILLEAIRRNIDVVSGLHDFLIDDPELVQAAEESGSRLIDVRRNRYRQIASGQPFRKGCVRIHAVGQDCSLGKMVASLEVDKGLRDRGHSTAFIATGQTGIMISGIGVPIDCVVADFVNGTIERFIRQNEEHDFLLIEGQGSISHPAYSAVTAGLLHGAAPDGLIYCYEAGREHVKGLQDIPLRTHQELLKAYEVVSNLRHPCRIIGVAVNTRTLSQDEAMAELERARQEFQLPVCDVYRTGAAELVEAALKLREEVLA from the coding sequence ATGAATACCGCCGCTATTTCCGAAGCCGCCTGCGAATCGGCCGAACATCGCCTGCGAGATCACCACCGGATCGTTTTGCTGACCGACGGCTTTTCCTCCCCGTTTCTCGCCAAAACGGCGATCAGCATGCTGCGGTACCGAACCGCCGACATCGCCGCCGTGCTGGAATCGAACGTTCAGGCCAAGACCGCCCAGGAAGTCTTCAACACCGGCGGCGACGTTCCGCTGGTCGCTGACCTTGCGCAAGTTCCCGACGCCGACGCGGTTTATATCGGCATCGCTCCTCCCGGCGGCAATCTTCCCCCCGCGTGGCGGCCGATCCTGCTGGAAGCGATCCGCCGGAACATCGACGTCGTCTCGGGGCTCCACGACTTTTTGATCGACGATCCGGAACTGGTCCAAGCGGCCGAAGAAAGCGGTTCGCGGCTGATCGACGTTCGCCGCAATCGCTATCGCCAGATCGCCTCCGGGCAGCCGTTCCGCAAAGGGTGCGTGCGCATTCACGCCGTCGGCCAGGACTGCAGCCTTGGCAAGATGGTCGCTTCGCTCGAAGTGGACAAGGGACTGCGCGACCGCGGGCACAGCACCGCCTTCATCGCGACCGGTCAAACCGGGATCATGATCTCCGGCATCGGCGTGCCGATCGACTGCGTCGTCGCCGACTTTGTGAACGGCACGATCGAACGCTTCATCCGCCAGAACGAAGAGCATGACTTCCTGCTGATCGAAGGGCAGGGGAGCATTTCGCATCCCGCCTACTCGGCCGTCACCGCCGGACTGCTGCATGGCGCGGCGCCCGACGGCTTGATCTACTGCTACGAAGCAGGCCGCGAGCACGTGAAAGGGCTGCAGGACATTCCGCTCCGTACGCATCAAGAGCTGCTGAAGGCGTACGAAGTGGTCTCGAACCTGCGTCATCCCTGCCGCATCATCGGCGTCGCGGTCAACACCCGTACCCTGAGCCAAGACGAGGCGATGGCCGAACTGGAACGAGCGCGGCAGGAATTCCAACTGCCGGTCTGCGACGTCTACCGAACCGGCGCCGCCGAACTAGTCGAAGCCGCCCTGAAACTTCGCGAAGAGGTGCTGGCCTAA